A single window of Thiomicrorhabdus immobilis DNA harbors:
- a CDS encoding aminoglycoside phosphotransferase family protein, translating into MQHDKILQAQSPFVRFKRVELQKYQKISYSEKLPGLYEDSSSEVWLIEHLDIDGHSIEAVVKAYNRTDDITPFWKAMQILFGLDLCDSYQLAKFSYPLLSQITSLKIPEVYDCLVAEDVCALVLENIKGQTYSARDSCAMTVRQLAGFLAEMHSHPVEKIGFITEENLNEPAAHANPTDQRLLKEWQTNLTKTILSLSKDIEVSEPLLAKALTDVEKVSITKLVPLMLDLRWDQFAQQDGVLMGIYDLDAFVFAPVELDFVILEYLLTPSQLQLFEKEYQLRIAGQLPCLQGVRHVYRVLLFLMNVLGESDMEKWMAQPSYFNGKDCC; encoded by the coding sequence ATGCAACACGATAAGATTTTACAAGCACAATCGCCGTTTGTTCGATTCAAACGTGTGGAGTTGCAGAAATACCAAAAAATATCCTATTCAGAAAAGCTACCAGGCCTGTATGAAGACAGTAGTAGCGAAGTTTGGCTCATTGAACATCTTGACATTGATGGGCATTCAATAGAGGCGGTTGTTAAGGCTTATAACAGAACAGATGACATCACCCCGTTTTGGAAAGCCATGCAAATTTTGTTCGGTTTGGATTTATGTGATTCTTATCAGCTGGCAAAATTTAGCTATCCGTTGCTTTCTCAAATAACCAGCCTAAAAATACCTGAAGTATATGACTGTTTGGTCGCTGAGGATGTGTGTGCGCTAGTATTGGAAAACATCAAAGGGCAAACATATTCGGCCAGAGATAGTTGCGCTATGACCGTTCGGCAATTGGCTGGGTTTTTAGCCGAAATGCACTCTCATCCAGTTGAAAAAATCGGTTTCATTACAGAAGAAAATTTAAATGAGCCGGCAGCGCATGCGAATCCGACCGACCAGCGTTTGTTGAAGGAATGGCAAACGAATCTAACAAAAACGATTCTCTCTTTATCCAAAGATATAGAGGTTTCAGAACCTCTGTTAGCCAAGGCTTTGACTGATGTCGAAAAGGTATCCATTACTAAGCTGGTGCCGTTGATGTTGGACTTAAGGTGGGACCAGTTCGCCCAGCAAGATGGAGTTTTGATGGGGATTTATGATTTGGATGCCTTTGTGTTTGCTCCGGTCGAGTTGGATTTTGTGATTTTGGAGTACTTACTCACGCCTAGCCAGCTACAGCTGTTTGAAAAGGAGTATCAGCTCAGAATAGCTGGGCAACTGCCTTGTCTGCAAGGTGTTAGGCATGTCTATCGAGTTTTGCTGTTTTTGATGAATGTATTGGGTGAGTCTGATATGGAAAAATGGATGGCTCAGCCGAGTTATTTTAACGGTAAAGATTGCTGTTAA
- a CDS encoding protein-L-isoaspartate O-methyltransferase family protein, protein MNLDQARFFMVEQQIRPWDVLDPKILDLLMDIPRHLFVEAGNEALAYSDIELPIGHNQTMMAPKIEGRLLQALDIDENDTVLEIGTGSGYMTALMANLGKSVTTVELHQDILDIAKARLEDYTNIEFACGDASQGWNDGKQYDAIVLTGSTQTVPQSYKEQLTLGGRLAVITGESPAMSAQVITRISDQEWETETLFETDLAPLTNANPESTFAF, encoded by the coding sequence ATGAATCTAGATCAAGCGCGCTTTTTCATGGTAGAACAGCAAATTCGCCCTTGGGATGTTTTGGACCCCAAAATTCTTGATTTATTAATGGATATTCCTCGTCATTTATTTGTGGAAGCTGGCAATGAAGCATTGGCATACTCGGATATCGAGTTACCGATTGGCCATAACCAAACCATGATGGCTCCAAAAATTGAAGGCCGTCTTCTGCAAGCTCTAGATATTGATGAAAATGACACTGTACTGGAAATTGGTACAGGTTCAGGCTACATGACGGCGTTGATGGCAAACTTAGGCAAATCGGTTACCACCGTTGAACTCCATCAAGATATTTTGGATATCGCTAAGGCTCGTTTGGAGGATTACACAAACATTGAATTTGCTTGTGGTGATGCGTCTCAAGGTTGGAATGATGGCAAACAATACGATGCGATTGTATTGACCGGTTCGACTCAAACCGTACCACAAAGCTATAAAGAACAACTAACACTGGGTGGCAGACTAGCGGTTATCACAGGTGAATCACCAGCCATGAGTGCTCAAGTCATTACTCGCATCAGCGATCAAGAATGGGAAACGGAAACGTTATTTGAAACAGACTTGGCGCCGTTAACCAATGCTAACCCTGAAAGCACTTTTGCGTTCTAA
- a CDS encoding cytochrome c, translating to MDLISLYPTWYEPMLGSGWVVALIATFHVLASHTSVGAAMLFAYLSHKAYREDRDDLLDFIKKYGLFLMVFTYVAGSITGPGIWYSTTVASPNGIGALIHSFVWKWATEWVFFVIEVVGVYMIVYLVGKVDKRTHMKISIIFGVASFATLLIIVGILSFMMLPGKEVWFEEGGYLNGFYGTNTFIQTGMRIAFMFTMTAVVGGIVVAGIKDPAFKKEMARKLGWLGIISTLVGAALFQLYLTAVPEQALLVMENRLPDYFGPSIMIVLAGTLGYFIVTMLQPKIIVESFAGAMAVIILVAGLWPEETARESMRKPYVAGQYVYSNQVIGRDVPGMDIKSQLPTIEKVGILKAHPFTPEHLQTVNAGNKIQAGEYIAMVYCSNCHSPSETGIRPLHRYFPDGVTEERMQKYVKGVLTTGNIAYMPKMPMLDSEVEALSAYLVMNNNGGQKAITAAIKQEVENRDRALVEKNAMDKVAVLELSQEVK from the coding sequence ATGGATTTGATTAGCCTCTATCCTACTTGGTACGAACCGATGCTTGGTTCTGGCTGGGTGGTTGCATTAATCGCTACATTCCACGTACTCGCTTCTCACACCTCCGTGGGTGCGGCTATGTTGTTTGCCTATCTTTCACATAAAGCTTATCGCGAAGATCGTGATGACCTGCTTGATTTCATTAAAAAGTATGGTCTTTTTTTAATGGTATTCACCTATGTTGCCGGCTCGATTACCGGACCTGGGATTTGGTACTCCACTACCGTTGCTAGCCCGAACGGGATTGGCGCTTTAATCCACTCATTTGTTTGGAAATGGGCTACTGAATGGGTCTTCTTCGTTATTGAAGTAGTGGGCGTTTACATGATTGTTTACCTTGTAGGTAAAGTGGATAAACGTACCCATATGAAAATCTCCATCATTTTTGGTGTCGCTTCTTTTGCTACATTGCTGATTATCGTTGGTATCTTGTCGTTCATGATGTTACCTGGTAAAGAAGTATGGTTTGAAGAGGGAGGCTATCTAAATGGTTTCTACGGTACCAACACCTTTATTCAAACAGGCATGCGTATCGCCTTCATGTTCACCATGACTGCGGTAGTCGGTGGAATTGTCGTTGCCGGCATTAAAGACCCCGCATTCAAAAAAGAGATGGCGCGTAAATTGGGTTGGTTAGGGATTATCTCAACCTTAGTAGGTGCCGCTCTATTCCAACTATATTTGACCGCAGTACCAGAGCAAGCATTATTGGTGATGGAAAACCGTCTACCAGATTATTTTGGCCCAAGTATTATGATTGTATTAGCGGGAACTTTAGGCTACTTCATCGTAACCATGCTACAGCCAAAGATTATTGTTGAAAGCTTTGCCGGAGCGATGGCGGTCATCATCCTAGTGGCCGGTTTATGGCCAGAAGAGACCGCTCGTGAATCCATGCGTAAACCTTATGTTGCGGGTCAATATGTCTATTCAAACCAAGTGATTGGTCGTGATGTCCCAGGGATGGATATTAAATCCCAGCTACCGACTATCGAAAAAGTCGGTATCTTAAAAGCACACCCGTTCACCCCAGAACATCTACAAACGGTTAATGCCGGCAACAAAATCCAGGCAGGTGAATATATCGCCATGGTTTATTGCTCAAACTGTCACTCTCCAAGTGAAACCGGGATTCGCCCTCTGCACCGTTATTTCCCAGACGGCGTAACCGAAGAACGTATGCAGAAGTACGTCAAAGGGGTTCTAACAACAGGAAATATCGCTTATATGCCGAAAATGCCAATGTTAGATTCTGAAGTTGAAGCTTTATCGGCTTACCTTGTTATGAATAACAATGGGGGTCAGAAAGCAATCACCGCGGCAATTAAACAAGAAGTTGAAAACCGTGACCGTGCTTTAGTTGAGAAGAATGCAATGGACAAAGTTGCAGTACTTGAACTCTCACAGGAGGTGAAATAA
- a CDS encoding c-type cytochrome, with the protein MKTKLLISAFALTLAQPVLAEGQNPIATGSAMAWQCAPCHGTNGQEFLEAMPPLAGMPVEQFTKAMIAYREGTRPAIIMDRVARGFTDAEIEAMAVWFEKQPLKQWENTSLNEAQKANSTGGQK; encoded by the coding sequence ATGAAAACGAAATTATTAATCAGTGCCTTCGCTCTTACGCTTGCTCAACCGGTCTTGGCGGAAGGACAAAATCCTATCGCAACGGGCTCGGCCATGGCTTGGCAATGTGCTCCTTGTCACGGCACCAACGGACAAGAGTTTTTAGAAGCCATGCCACCTTTAGCGGGGATGCCTGTGGAACAGTTCACCAAAGCAATGATTGCTTACCGTGAAGGTACTCGTCCTGCAATCATTATGGATCGTGTGGCACGTGGGTTTACCGATGCAGAAATCGAAGCGATGGCTGTTTGGTTTGAAAAGCAGCCTCTTAAGCAGTGGGAAAACACAAGCTTAAATGAAGCACAAAAAGCAAATTCGACAGGAGGTCAAAAATGA
- a CDS encoding NAD(P)/FAD-dependent oxidoreductase, producing MSQLENKTFDQKITRRDLIKLFGATAVAGTGIFGASKQAFAKSAAHVVVLGGGVGGSTFAKYLRFADPDVKITIIEQEPEYITCLRSNDVIVGMHTLDELTFNLNTVSSKYHINVIIDKVVGADFDKKTVRTQKGQTVSYDKLVVSPGIDFKFEDYEGYDAELAAGDFPHAYKAGPQTLKLREQLLAMPQGGTAIIAPPQNPFRCPPGPYERASFFAEHFKKHNPTAKLIVLDPKDRFTKDVPFKKAWERLYGYKSDNSLIEWVSGSEGGRVVRLDAATKTVETDGGDFKADVINIIPNQRAGVLAQKLGLTNSSGWCPIERNTMESSIQKEVYVLGDSSIADAMPKSGYSANSQAKVCAQAVADTLKGQTPGTAIYSNVCYSLAGENYGVSIAAIYEVRDGLIQPKGKSAGVSPITEKTAQPILEAVYQKNWQREFVKDVFS from the coding sequence ATGAGCCAGTTAGAAAATAAGACTTTTGATCAAAAAATCACCCGTCGTGACTTAATCAAACTGTTTGGTGCCACTGCTGTTGCAGGTACGGGGATTTTTGGGGCAAGCAAACAAGCGTTTGCAAAATCGGCCGCCCACGTAGTGGTTTTAGGTGGTGGTGTTGGTGGTTCAACTTTTGCAAAATACCTACGTTTCGCAGACCCTGACGTAAAAATCACCATTATTGAACAAGAGCCGGAATACATTACTTGTTTAAGAAGTAATGACGTCATTGTAGGGATGCACACTTTAGATGAACTGACATTCAACCTAAATACCGTCAGTTCGAAATACCATATCAATGTCATCATCGATAAGGTGGTTGGAGCAGATTTTGACAAGAAAACAGTCCGCACTCAAAAGGGCCAAACCGTTTCTTATGACAAGTTAGTGGTTTCCCCTGGTATCGACTTTAAGTTTGAAGACTATGAAGGTTATGACGCGGAATTAGCCGCTGGCGATTTTCCACATGCCTATAAGGCTGGCCCTCAAACTCTTAAGTTAAGAGAGCAATTACTTGCTATGCCGCAAGGTGGTACCGCGATTATCGCTCCACCACAAAACCCTTTCCGTTGTCCTCCAGGACCATACGAAAGAGCTTCATTCTTTGCCGAGCATTTTAAAAAGCACAATCCTACGGCCAAGTTGATTGTACTTGACCCTAAAGACCGTTTTACTAAGGATGTACCCTTTAAGAAGGCCTGGGAACGTTTATACGGCTACAAGTCAGATAACTCTTTAATTGAATGGGTATCTGGTTCTGAAGGCGGTCGAGTAGTACGTTTAGATGCCGCAACCAAAACGGTTGAGACGGATGGTGGCGATTTTAAAGCTGATGTAATCAATATCATCCCTAATCAGCGTGCGGGTGTCTTGGCACAGAAGCTAGGGTTAACCAACTCTTCTGGCTGGTGTCCTATTGAACGAAACACCATGGAATCGTCCATTCAAAAAGAAGTCTATGTATTAGGTGACAGCTCAATTGCCGATGCGATGCCTAAATCAGGTTATTCTGCCAATTCACAAGCGAAGGTTTGTGCGCAAGCGGTTGCTGACACCCTTAAAGGGCAAACTCCTGGTACGGCAATCTACTCGAATGTTTGCTACAGTCTAGCGGGTGAAAACTACGGTGTATCCATCGCGGCGATTTACGAAGTACGTGACGGACTGATTCAACCAAAAGGCAAATCAGCAGGTGTTTCACCTATTACGGAAAAAACAGCGCAACCAATTCTAGAAGCGGTTTACCAAAAGAACTGGCAACGTGAATTTGTTAAAGATGTGTTCTCTTAA
- a CDS encoding c-type cytochrome, translating into MLKQTLLVTALVSATLASSAAFSGHDEKPHASSWSNFALENQIKAMPRGEATNGQKIHEQMMCNACHGEKGESPSRNYASLNGQTAEYTTKMMLDYRDGRRWENYKQANIMVKLAKAMDDQQIADVAAFYASNPATTWDIETKPVAADIDRLVRKGDVSRMIVPCASCHGAHGEGKGITPAIAGQVPEYFVRTMKAYQGKHRHNDVNEGMAQFTHDLTDDEIQALAYYYATLNKQGDNHDRN; encoded by the coding sequence ATGTTAAAACAGACTTTATTAGTCACTGCTTTAGTTTCAGCAACTCTTGCGAGCAGTGCGGCATTCTCGGGTCATGATGAAAAACCTCATGCATCTTCTTGGTCTAACTTCGCCTTAGAAAACCAGATCAAGGCGATGCCTCGAGGTGAGGCTACAAACGGCCAAAAGATTCATGAACAGATGATGTGTAATGCATGCCATGGTGAAAAGGGAGAATCCCCTTCCCGTAACTATGCATCGTTAAATGGTCAAACGGCTGAATACACCACTAAGATGATGTTAGATTATCGAGATGGTCGTCGCTGGGAAAACTATAAACAAGCCAATATTATGGTTAAGCTTGCCAAAGCAATGGATGACCAACAGATTGCCGATGTAGCGGCTTTTTATGCCAGCAATCCAGCAACGACCTGGGATATCGAAACCAAGCCGGTTGCAGCCGATATCGACCGACTGGTACGTAAAGGTGATGTAAGCCGCATGATAGTACCTTGCGCATCTTGTCATGGTGCTCATGGCGAAGGTAAAGGCATTACCCCAGCCATTGCCGGCCAAGTTCCAGAATACTTTGTACGCACCATGAAAGCTTATCAAGGAAAACATCGTCATAACGATGTCAACGAAGGCATGGCACAATTCACCCACGACTTAACGGATGATGAAATCCAAGCGTTAGCGTATTACTACGCGACGTTGAATAAACAAGGAGACAATCATGACAGGAATTAA
- a CDS encoding DUF3817 domain-containing protein, which yields MMKTLQTLSILEGSSLLLLLFVAVPMKRLAGVPEAVTIIGPIHGALFILFNLFIFYAISKLKLKKKYAAVGFIASLIPFGSFVYKAKVLSRRSAFR from the coding sequence ATGATGAAAACGTTACAAACACTCTCAATTTTAGAAGGAAGTTCTCTGCTGCTTTTACTGTTTGTCGCAGTGCCCATGAAACGTTTGGCTGGGGTTCCTGAAGCGGTCACGATTATAGGGCCGATTCACGGCGCTTTATTTATCCTCTTTAACCTGTTTATTTTCTATGCAATCTCAAAACTCAAGTTAAAAAAGAAATATGCCGCCGTAGGATTCATTGCCTCTCTCATTCCTTTTGGTAGTTTTGTATACAAAGCAAAAGTGCTTAGCCGTAGAAGTGCTTTTCGCTAA
- a CDS encoding SLAC1 anion channel family protein, with amino-acid sequence MLQRLQNIAYFPASFFGMIMGLSGLSIAFIELAKIYNSSASFVDLSLGLTVLLFAILLTMYGYKILKFPKEVIAELKHPIKMNFVPTISISLLLLSIAFYNLGYAELSKYLWISGAILQISLTYWVLYNWIHHDFFTPEHSNPAWFIPIVGNIVVPIVGIHHAPIEVSWFFFSVGIIFWIIVKAILVNRIIFHTPLQQKLIPTLFIFIAPPAVGFISYLALNNQELNQFAMVLYFFGLAMTLLMLVSAGKFMKLSFALSWWAFTFPLAAMAIASYKMAHITQHEVYLYIGIAIHLFLLFIVLLFLAKTSKAVYLQQICNDQH; translated from the coding sequence ATGTTACAAAGATTACAAAATATCGCTTATTTTCCGGCCAGCTTCTTTGGCATGATTATGGGGTTAAGCGGACTGAGCATCGCCTTTATCGAACTGGCAAAAATCTACAATAGTAGCGCATCATTCGTTGACCTATCACTTGGTTTGACCGTGTTACTATTTGCGATTTTACTGACCATGTACGGTTATAAAATTCTCAAGTTTCCAAAAGAGGTCATTGCGGAACTTAAACACCCCATCAAAATGAACTTTGTACCCACAATCAGCATTAGTCTATTGTTACTAAGCATCGCTTTCTATAATCTAGGATACGCGGAGTTATCCAAATACCTATGGATCTCAGGTGCCATCTTACAAATTAGTCTGACCTATTGGGTATTGTACAACTGGATTCACCATGACTTCTTTACTCCAGAACACTCCAACCCCGCTTGGTTTATTCCGATTGTCGGTAATATTGTGGTACCTATCGTCGGCATTCACCACGCGCCAATCGAAGTCAGCTGGTTCTTTTTCTCCGTTGGCATCATTTTTTGGATTATTGTTAAAGCGATTTTGGTCAACCGGATTATCTTTCACACGCCATTACAGCAAAAACTCATCCCAACTTTATTCATCTTTATCGCCCCTCCTGCGGTGGGCTTTATCTCTTACCTGGCGTTAAACAACCAAGAACTTAACCAGTTTGCCATGGTGTTGTATTTCTTCGGTTTAGCCATGACGCTGTTAATGTTGGTATCGGCAGGCAAGTTTATGAAACTGAGTTTTGCCTTATCTTGGTGGGCCTTTACCTTCCCATTAGCCGCTATGGCAATTGCCAGTTATAAGATGGCGCACATCACCCAGCATGAGGTTTATCTCTATATCGGCATAGCCATCCACCTGTTTTTACTATTCATCGTTTTGCTGTTCTTGGCCAAAACCAGTAAAGCCGTATATCTACAGCAAATCTGTAATGACCAACACTAA
- a CDS encoding acyl-CoA thioesterase, translating to MNQNELTEVFSVNMEARDHECDIQGVVNNAHYQHYFEHARHRFLLDHQIDFAQLAKQGINLMVAKIEIEYKSSIRAHDQFRVSLTPHRESRLKVCFEQHIYSNETDALLASAKTTVVTVDNQNKPMRNSPLDSLF from the coding sequence ATGAACCAGAACGAACTAACAGAAGTGTTCAGTGTAAATATGGAGGCGCGTGACCATGAGTGTGATATACAGGGCGTGGTTAATAATGCCCACTATCAACACTATTTTGAACACGCTCGGCATCGGTTTTTGCTTGATCACCAGATAGATTTCGCCCAACTTGCCAAACAAGGCATAAACCTGATGGTCGCTAAAATCGAGATTGAATATAAGTCGTCCATTCGAGCGCATGATCAATTCAGGGTCAGCTTGACACCACACCGAGAGTCACGCTTGAAAGTCTGTTTTGAACAGCACATATACAGCAATGAAACTGATGCACTTTTAGCCAGTGCCAAAACCACGGTGGTGACCGTTGATAATCAGAACAAACCGATGCGTAACAGCCCGCTGGATTCCTTGTTTTAA
- a CDS encoding NifB/NifX family molybdenum-iron cluster-binding protein → MKIAITSPNAKTISGHAGKCPGYLIYEIDQDKNIKKSHIKLSKEQVFKNFSGALSQNPEHPLYGISVFITQGLGERLSNRLSQDNIRIYTTTEEDPEVIIQSIVNA, encoded by the coding sequence ATGAAAATCGCCATTACCAGCCCAAACGCTAAAACCATTTCCGGCCACGCGGGCAAATGCCCAGGGTACTTAATCTATGAGATTGACCAAGATAAAAATATCAAGAAATCTCATATTAAATTATCCAAAGAGCAGGTTTTCAAAAACTTCTCGGGAGCTCTATCTCAAAACCCCGAACATCCTCTTTATGGTATCAGTGTTTTTATTACCCAAGGTCTGGGAGAAAGATTAAGTAATCGTTTAAGCCAAGATAACATCCGGATTTACACCACCACGGAAGAGGACCCTGAAGTTATCATTCAATCCATCGTCAATGCCTAG
- the katG gene encoding catalase/peroxidase HPI: MSHGKCPVMHGANTETQSSVMDWWPNALNLDILHQHDKKTNPMSDDFNYAAAFKTLDLEALKNDLKALMTDSQEWWPADWGHYGGLMIRMAWHSAGSYRVADGRGGAGTGNQRFAPLNSWPDNVNLDKARRILWPIKKKYGNKISWADLMILAGNMAYESMGLKTFGFAGGREDIWHPEKDIYWGSEKEWLAPSGSEGSRYSGERDLENPLAAVMMGLIYVNPEGVDGHPDPLKTAEDVRTTFKRMAMNDEETVALTAGGHTVGKCHGNGDPAELGADPEAAAIEEQGLGWNNHTSRGIGRNTVSSGIEGAWTTHPTQWDNGYFYLLFNYDWELKKSPAGAHQWEPINIKEEDKPVDVEDPSKRYNPIMTDADMAMIKDPIYREISKKFYENPDYFSEVFARAWFKLTHRDLGPKARYLGADVPDEDLIWQDPIPAVDYTLDAAEIAELKAKILASGLSVSDLVATAWDSARTYRGSDMRGGANGARIRLAPQKDWAGNEPERLRKVLGVLEGIQSGLDKPVSMADLIVLGGTAAVESAANHAGVAVTVPFAPGRGDATADMTDVESFEYLEPVHDGFRNWLKADYVVSPEEMMLDRAQLLGLTAPEMTVLVGGMRVLDTNHSGSKHGVFTHREGVLSNDFFVNLTDMANSWHPTGENSYELRDRKSGAVKWTATRVDLVFGSNSVLRSYAEVYAQDDNQVKFVNDFIAAWTKVMNADRFDLA, encoded by the coding sequence ATGTCTCACGGAAAATGTCCTGTAATGCACGGTGCGAATACTGAAACACAGTCTTCGGTAATGGATTGGTGGCCTAATGCGTTGAATTTAGACATTCTTCATCAGCACGATAAGAAAACCAACCCGATGTCTGACGATTTCAATTACGCCGCCGCCTTTAAAACATTGGATTTAGAAGCCCTTAAAAATGACTTGAAAGCATTGATGACCGATAGCCAAGAGTGGTGGCCGGCTGACTGGGGACACTACGGTGGTTTGATGATTCGAATGGCTTGGCACTCGGCGGGTTCGTATCGGGTTGCTGATGGACGCGGTGGTGCGGGTACCGGCAACCAACGTTTTGCTCCACTGAACAGTTGGCCAGACAACGTTAACTTAGATAAGGCTCGACGTATTTTGTGGCCGATTAAAAAGAAATACGGCAACAAAATCTCCTGGGCGGATTTAATGATTTTGGCTGGAAATATGGCGTATGAATCCATGGGGCTTAAAACATTCGGTTTTGCAGGGGGGCGTGAAGATATTTGGCATCCAGAAAAAGATATCTACTGGGGTTCTGAGAAAGAGTGGCTAGCGCCTAGTGGCAGTGAAGGGAGTCGTTATTCTGGTGAACGCGATTTAGAAAATCCATTGGCCGCGGTCATGATGGGGTTGATTTATGTCAACCCTGAAGGGGTGGATGGTCATCCCGATCCGTTGAAAACGGCGGAAGATGTACGAACCACCTTTAAACGCATGGCGATGAATGATGAAGAAACCGTCGCTTTGACAGCCGGTGGTCATACAGTTGGTAAGTGCCATGGTAATGGTGACCCGGCTGAATTAGGTGCCGACCCGGAAGCGGCCGCTATTGAAGAGCAGGGACTGGGTTGGAACAACCATACCTCGCGCGGTATTGGGCGTAACACGGTTTCTAGCGGGATTGAAGGGGCTTGGACAACTCATCCAACGCAATGGGATAACGGCTACTTCTACCTGTTGTTCAACTATGATTGGGAATTGAAAAAATCACCTGCAGGAGCGCATCAGTGGGAGCCAATTAACATCAAGGAGGAAGACAAGCCTGTTGATGTTGAAGACCCTAGCAAGCGTTATAACCCGATTATGACCGATGCGGATATGGCGATGATCAAAGATCCGATTTATCGAGAAATCTCTAAGAAGTTCTATGAGAATCCAGACTATTTCTCAGAAGTTTTCGCTCGCGCGTGGTTTAAGCTGACCCACCGTGATTTAGGTCCAAAAGCGCGTTATTTAGGAGCGGATGTACCTGATGAAGACTTGATTTGGCAAGATCCGATCCCTGCGGTTGACTATACGTTAGATGCTGCAGAAATCGCGGAACTCAAAGCAAAAATCTTAGCCTCAGGATTGAGTGTTTCCGATTTGGTTGCCACTGCATGGGATAGCGCTCGTACTTATCGTGGTTCCGATATGCGTGGTGGTGCGAATGGTGCCCGCATCCGCCTAGCGCCCCAAAAAGATTGGGCAGGTAATGAACCTGAACGTTTACGCAAAGTGTTGGGTGTACTTGAAGGCATTCAATCCGGGCTTGATAAACCCGTGAGTATGGCCGATTTAATCGTACTGGGTGGTACGGCAGCGGTTGAATCTGCGGCGAATCATGCGGGTGTGGCGGTGACGGTGCCATTTGCTCCTGGTCGTGGTGACGCAACGGCAGATATGACGGATGTAGAGTCGTTTGAATATCTTGAGCCAGTACACGATGGTTTCCGCAACTGGTTGAAAGCGGATTATGTGGTTTCGCCTGAAGAGATGATGTTGGATCGTGCGCAACTGTTAGGTTTAACCGCTCCGGAGATGACGGTGTTAGTAGGTGGGATGCGAGTTTTGGATACCAATCATAGTGGTAGTAAACACGGCGTATTTACTCATCGTGAAGGTGTATTGAGCAACGATTTCTTCGTGAATTTAACGGATATGGCGAATAGCTGGCATCCAACCGGAGAGAATAGCTACGAACTTCGTGATCGTAAATCGGGTGCGGTTAAGTGGACGGCCACACGGGTCGATTTAGTCTTTGGCTCGAACTCGGTTTTGCGCTCCTATGCCGAAGTTTATGCACAGGATGATAATCAAGTGAAGTTCGTAAATGACTTTATTGCGGCGTGGACAAAGGTGATGAACGCCGATCGTTTCGATCTAGCTTAA